The window TCTCGTTACTTCTCGCTTCATGGCTATGTTCGCAACTACAGGGAAATAGAAAGGGCTATTGATTCAGGTGACGCGTTTGTAGCCCTCATTATTCCACCGGACTTTGCCGGTCTTATCGAGTCAGGTCGCTCAGCCCCGGTCCAATTGATTGTAGACGGGAGCGATTCCAACACCGCGACGATCGCAATTGGATATGTTGATATGGTTGCCCAGACCTATTCTCAGGATATTGCTGTTCGTGATATTCAGCGTATCGGTGGGCGTACACTCTATCCACCCGTAGACATGCAGACACGTGTCTGGTTCAATGCAGATATGGAATCTAAAAATTACATCATTCCCGGGCTCATTGCCGTGATTATGATGGTCATTGCCGCCCTCCTTACCTCACTGACCGTAGCCCGCGAGTGGGAACGGGGTACCATGGAGCAACTCATCTCTACGCCCGTAAAACCACGTGAGTTAATCCTTGGCAAACTTCTGCCTTACTTTGCCATCGGTATGTTTGATGTATTTCTCGCAGTGGTTATGGGTGAGTATCTTTTTCATGTACCGCTTCGCGGCAATATAGCATTACTCTTTGGCATGACAGCGATCTTTCTGGCAGGCGCACTGTCACTGGGCATGGTGATAAGCATACTTACTAAAAGTCAACTTCTGGCCAGTCAGTTAGCTATGGTGTTGACGTTTCTCCCCTCATTTCTGCTTTCTGACTTTATGTATGCGATCAGTAACATGCCGAAGGTTATTCAGCTTATCACTTATGTTATTCCGTCGAGATATTTCGTGATCATGCTCAAAGGCATCTACCTGAAGGGTGTAGGGCTTGAGATACTGGTTGTAGAAGCCGGACTTTTGACCATCTTTGGTGCAGCCATGGTGGTACTGGCCAATATAAAATTCAAAAAGAAACTGGAGTAAGCCATGTTTGAACGTATTACGCATATACTCATCAAGGAATTTATTCAGATATTCCGAGACCCGAAGATGAAGGGGATGATCTTCCTGGCCCCAATTGTCCAGGTGCTCGTATTTGGCTACGCGGTGACTACTGACGTCAAACAGATTGCCACAGCAGTCCATGATCTTGACAACAGCGTTGTGAGTCGGGAGTTGGTGAGCAGGTTTGTGAATTCCGGATATTTTGATATTGTGGAGTATATTGAGAGCAAAGGTCGTGACCAATATTTAATAGACCGTGGTAAAGTCAGGGCAGTCCTGCGCATGAACAAGGGTTTCGGAGAAGACCTGCGGGCGGGAAGAACCGCCCAGCTCCAGGTAATCGTGGATGGGACCGATTCCAATACTGCAGGGATCGTGCTTGATTATAGCGCCAGGATAGTTGGTCAGTTTTCACAGAAAATTCTCATTACACGATTTACACGGCTGAAAGGTCATGCTCTGAAACCTGGCCGCGTGGAAATGCAGACGCGTGCATGGTTCAATGAAAATCTTGAGAGCCGTAACTTTTACGTCCCCGGGACAATCGCTATCATTGTGATGCTTATCACCCTGATGCTTACGAGTATGGCAGTTGTACGAGAAAAGGAAATCGGAACTATGGAACAGATCATGGTCACTCCGATCACTCAGACAGAGTTCATACTCGGCAAGACCGTCCCTTTTGCTCTGATCGGGTTTGCCGATGTGGTTATGATTACCTTGTTGGGAGTGTTCTGGTTCGAGGTCCCTATACGGGGCAGTCTATTATTACTCTTTGTTGCGACAATACTATACCTGATGACAACACTGGGTGTGGGGCTTCTTATTTCAACGATAAGTCATACTCAGCAGGAGGCTATGATGAGCACCTTCTTTTTCTATTTTCCTGCAGTACTCCTTTCAGGATTCATGTTTCCCATCGCTAATATGCCGGTAGTTGTCCAGTGGTTTACCTACCTCAATCCACTCCGATACTTTCTTGTAATCATACGCGGAATATTTCTCAAGGGTGTGGGTCTGGATATTCTCTGGCCGCAAATGGCTGCCCTGGCAGCGATGGGCCTGGCCACGTTATGGCTGGCATCGAAACGGTTCAAAAAAACCATCTCATGATAGAAGCCCCCTTTGTCGGGCACGTTTATCCGGTTGATTAATCTTGTTTGCTGGTAAAAACAGAGACTATTTTTTATTGCCTGAAATGAATTCAGCCACTTACGGTAATACTCTCTGGATCTTGAAGTTAAATCCCAATTCCCTGATGATATATACTCCACAATTGCAAGTGCAATTCTTCCGGAACAAAATCAAACTTTTTATATGACCACATCGTAATGCTGGATTGAATAAGTCCAAAAAAGGCGATAGAAGATGTTTTTGGATCAATTTCACTTTTCACCTTTCCTGACTGTATGGCCGCTGAAAGGATCTCTTCTATGTTGCATAAATACTTTTCTATCAATTGTGAAATCTTTTTTCGTATGACAGGGTCACTGAATTGCATTGCTCCTAAAATAACAACCAATGATGTCTTGTCGCGGTTTTTTGCCAGGGTGAGCTGGTTAAGCAGGAGGTTTTTCAGATTTTGAATCGGATCATTATCCATTGACGATTTCTCAATAACCTCCATGAGGGTTTCTTCAATATTCTCTATTAAAAGATTCAATATATCCCTTTTACTCTTAAAATGACGGTAAATAGCTCCTTTGGTAATTCCCATTTGCATCGCTATTTCACTTATGGTTACGCCTTCAATTCCTTTAGATGAAATTATGCTTCGAATAATATTTATAATCTGCAGTCTTCTGATTTCTGTAGATTTTCTAACTTGCACAGATTTCCTCCTTCTGTAATGGATGGATATGAATTTTGCAGAAACACATAAGCCGCTGAAACTAGTCAACAACAGACGGGAACCGACTATGGTAAGGTAAGAAAAGAGCCGTAAAGTGCAGGAATAAAGCACAAGAGGTACCATCTTTTATGTATTCACAATAAAATTTATACCTTTTTTACTTACTCCATTTTGACAACACCTGGATCTCCCCCATAGATCTTTCCTTGATCTTGCAGTTCTTTCAGGTCTGCCGGTTATTTTACTATTATCTTATTCATGACTCCCAGACTTCTTTTTTTGACTGCTTATATCCAACGCGTCCCTCAACCACTGAATTGAATAACCAAATTCATTATAATCTGTGTTCTGTTTCATTGTTTCAGGAACACTATTATACCGCTTTGACTGAAGTGTGGTAACCGCAGCCTGTAAATCATGTTCAATTTCCTGAATCTTACCTAACCTCGCGTCAAGCTCATTGATATGTTTTTTCGTTTCGGAAAGCCCCTTTCCAAGTGAACAGTTATTTATCTCAACCCTGCAAACGAGTCCATTCAGTGCCGCCTGAAGTTCTGAGTAATTTCCCCCTATGGTATCAATTTTTTGAAAAAGTTCTTCAATCTGCCTTTTCATAATTTCCCTGTCATGGTTGAATGATTGCAAATTTAAGAGTTCCTGTTCATGATACCGGATTTTTTTATCAACAATTATCAGCCGTTTTTCCTGTTCCTTTTGAATGGCGGCAATCTTTTTTGAAAACCCGCTGCATCCCATAAACAGGGAAGAGAGGCTGACTACAAGAGAGATAAGAGAAATGTATTTTTCCATTATTGTGAAATCAGATTTTATCGAATACAAACACGATGATCATCAACCTTTTTCACCGTCCCAGGCATTTCGGACCAACGGCATCGGGATTATACAAAAGCTCTTTTTATAAGTAAACAAATACTTACTTTTTCTTGACAAACAAGTAAACCTGTGTACACTTATAGAGAGGGCAGGGAATTTCAGATAATCATTAAAACCGATTTGGTTTTAGTAATTATCTAAACCCTGTAAAGTCTTTAGTCTCATTCACCTTTGCATGGAGGCCGTAGAGATGAAAAAGATATTTATCATGGTAGTATTTTTTCTGTTTTGCTTTCATGGGATATGGATACCCCGGGGAAATGCAAAAACTGTATCGGTATGGCATGGTCCCATTATAGTGAAGGATCTGGAAAAGGTCCCTGTCGACAACGAAAAGAAACTTTTCTCACTTAATGAAGAAAAAAAAATGCTCCCGACTCTTCCAGATCTGGTCCTTTCTGACGATGGTTATGATGTAAGCAATGCGACAGACCCGGCTTCTTCAGACCAGGACTGGTCTGCTCAACCGGCATCAAATACAAAATCTTATCCTAAAGTGTATTTGAATCTGTGGCGTTTTATCATACTTAGCGGGTAAGAATAAGAGGAAACATTAATTCATTTACCTGTTCCGGATATCTCAATGCAGAAAGTCATGAGTGGTTGTGGGTCAGTTGATTGCGCAAGAACCCATTCGTTTTGCCGATGTGAATAATTTTTCAAAAAAAAAGAGATATATGCGAAGGAGGGAATTGTTGTACGGAGATACCTTGGAAAGGGTGAGTTTGAAAGGCCTGGTTTTTACCTCCGGGATGAATTAGCCGAGAAAAAACAGTACCATTCAAGTTCAGATCTCCTTACATGAGGCACTTTTACAAAAACTAATGAATCCACAATTTCTGATCAAATTATCTGTTATCTTTTTTTGGTGTTCACTCTTTATCTATACTTCTTACTGGATAACAGGCTTTCTGGGGAAAAAAACAAGATTCTCTGTACTATTGGGCGGTATAATTCTCCATGCATCTGCGATAACGTTCAGAGGCATCGCCATAGAATACTTTCCATTAACAAACAAGTTTGAATCATTCAGTGGTTTTGCCCTTGCCACATTTATTGTCCTTTTATGTAACTCTAAAATAGAGAGCTATGTCTACCGGATCGCTCTTTTTTGTGTTGGATACTGCTTTTTAGTTGCTGCCTCTTTTTTCCCTAAAGATCTCAGCTACGCACCACCGCTCATGTTAACAATCTGGTATCTCCTTCACGTCCCGATATCTTTCTTCTGTTATGCCTTATGGACAAGTTCATCAGCAGCTGCATTGGCGAGGTATTTCTCATCCGGCAATCAGAGACGATTTGAGCAGGTAATAGATTTCGGGTTTCAGTATGGCTTTATAGCATTTTCGATATCAATGATATTTGGAGGCCTCTGGGGATTTGTTGCCTGGGGCTCATACTTCATGTGGGATGCCAAGGTTCTCTGGTCGGTGATTATATGGTTCTTTTATGCAACGTGCATCCATCTGGATTACTGGACTGAAGCAAAAAAATTCAAGACACCTTTAGCCCTGGTTGGCTTTATCATACTGCTCACTACGTATGTCGGCACAAGTTTCTTTACCCTGAGTTCTCACCGATTTTAAGCAAGACAATATTTCACAAAAACCTCTATAAAACGAGCAATACATGAAAGTATACAACTTCCTGACATCCCAGAAAACGGGAATCATTACCGGATTCACCGTAACCGGCCTCATGATCATTGGAAGCCTGATCATGAATTATTGGCCACAGTATTATGCAGGGCTTTCAGGAGAAGATATCAAATTCTTCTTTCAGGAAGTCCACCCCATTCACATCTGGTTCTATGTGATGTTTCTCGCCTTCATCATGTACGGAATCTCTATTTTTTTCTGTACCCTCGACTCCGTTGTCAGGAAGATAAGAACCCGAACTCGAAAATTTCCTTTATATGGGGCTTCCATAGTACATATTGGATTTCTGATTACTCTTGCCGCACACTTAATAGGAGGTATAGGATCAGAATCAGGCACACCGATTACGGTTGCGGGTTCATGGGTTGCAACCGATGACTTTGAGATCAAGGTTGAAGATTTTAACTCTACCTCGTATCCCAATGGAATGCCCAAACGGATTTATGCAACCATGAAGTTAAGAAGAAATGGGCAGGAGATTGAACGTGTCCTTGGATACAACAACCCCATTGTTCTGGATCACGGTGCAAAAGAGATTCTACTCAGTACCTATGGCAACATGCCGGAATCAATTATCCTGGATGTCAGTGGAGAGGCATACGATTTGAGGGTAGGTGATGCCGTTACGATAAACGGAACAAAAGTGTATCTTGCTGATATATTCCTTCCTCCAAGAGTTCGACTCCCTGTTGCCATGTTCGTTTCACAAGGCGGGGAGACAAAAAACAATCAAATGTATCTCCCCATTGGCAAACAGAATAGACAAAATATTCTTGGGAAAGAGTTAACATTTATTGACATAAACACCTCCACTGCAGTAGTTTTCACCGTAAAGAACAATCCAAGTATCCCGCTCACACTGGTGGCAATTGGATGCTTTGGTTCCGGTATGCTGCTCGTCATATTCAGGACTGCCTACAAGATGGTTAGAATATAGAGTGAACTTTGAATCGATTCGGTTCCTTTTGCGGGGCCTGCTGATGATGAGAAAAAGAGTGATTTGATTAGTTGCGAATTTATAAGAAGAGGGAAGCTTTTGTCGCGTATTAAGCAAAAAATAATTTACTCTTTTGTATCATTAAATCCCTTACATGTGGAATGACAGGCATGGTTTCATTCTACGAGACTTCCCTTTCCTTTCCCCCCAGTAGCTGTTGTTCTCAACGGGTGATTTCTGGTTTGATTTGTTGAAAATCATATCAGTAAAATTATAAACAGGATAGCATTTTTTCAGATACGCTATTTGGGAAGAAGGAGCATTCTTGAATATGTCCGTTTTCTCTACAAAAAAATATTTCAAATCTTGATAGCTGTATTGATATTTATTTAAGAACTTCTCTGGATCGGTTTTTCTCTGGATAAACATACTGTAGCGGTCCCTTCTATCATGTTTCTTAAACTCTTTTTCCAGTGTGTTTAAGTTGATATATTTGGCTATTGCCGGGGCATTGTTAACCTCATCATACATTTTTAACTCCCCCATGTCTTTGAATAATAAAAAATCATACGTAATTTTGTGCTTTGGGTGTATGGTGATACAGATAAAGTCGAGTTTAAGAAATTCTTTTGTGTAATCAAGAATGTGTTTAAAGAGGAAGAATACGAGAAAGAGTTTTTTTGAATTGAGCATCATTGACACACTATTTTTGAATAGTTCCGTATCGCATGCAAGCATAGATATCTCGCATATCTTTTTACCGCCTACTCTTAACTGATTTAGCTCCTGGTGATAAATTTCATCCATAGGCAGTCCTACAGGAGAATCGAGTATGACAGTTGTTGTGGCAATTACATCTTTTCCGGCAGTAGCAACAAAAGTAGTCGTTTGAGGATGGGCATTATGTATCGCCAGCCTTAACCTTGAATTTGGATTTTTGATGTATCCTTTCTTTGCATACTCTCTGTGGACCAGTGCCGCAGCGCCTTCCAATTCTTCTTTTGTTCTGGCAACTCTAAAATCTATCTTATCGAGAAAGTTACGCAAGCCTGAACGGTTAGAATCATTACAATCTTTTGTCAGCTTCATGGTTATCGGCAGAATAAACAATTGGGAGCTAAGGTTGATTTAGAGATGTTCGTAACAAAACAAATAGCATGCCATCTCTTACTAAAAAGAAAATAAACAGATGAGATCTGTTCGAAATTCAAGCGCACCGTGAAGGGAAATTCATACAGCGATCAATATATTCAAATACTTAAAATCTCGGCTGTTTTATTTAAGAGGGCAAATAAGAGAGGTAATTGTGGGAAATCATTCACGCAATCGTGTTAATAAAGGCTAATTTTAGCAAAATCTCCTGGACCGACCTGTTTAAAATATCCACACTTGTCTAAATTTTCAACATAATTCCCCCTGTCAGCCAGTAAAAGGTCGCAAAGATGCGATGAACTCCCGCAAAAAGAGTACCTCCATCTCTCTTGAGAACAATCAACTAAGACTAATTATATTAGTGTCTTAAACTGGCACATCTTAACCGGCTGATGGTCAGTAAGGTTTGCATTTTTACCACGACAGACAGACCCTCTTTTTAACAATGTTTTTAGGATGAAAAGAGCTGTTTGTGTCCAAATTTGCAACAGGTGTGCAAAAATTCAACAATTACGAGGAGAGTTGGTCTCGATGAAATTGCAAGAAAGCTAGGAAATTATTGGAAAATACGTAGTCCTCTTTTATGACGAGTCAATACCGTCTTCCCCCGTGAGGTATGAAGAGAGTATTTTTCCACATATGAAATTTACATATCGTTGCCTATCGTTATGCTCCATCTTAGAGAATTTCACCCCTACACTATATAGGTCTTCTTTATTAACAGCCGGGAGTTCTTCCTGGCATAGGTTTTTTTCGCATCTCACGACTTTGCATTTAAAGATAAGAGGATGGGGGTCCTTGGTTAGATTAATCTTTAGTCTCAATTCCGTATTTTTTTCTATATCCTTCCTATTTCGAAATCTTAAACCGTCTCCGCCAACATCTTCAACAGTCTGAGGTCCGATCCATTCAGTATCGGGAAGATATGAATAAAACAGATATACAGGAACAGAGAGCCTTTCACTTCTCCTGCTATCTTGAGAAAGAAGCTCTTTTATTTCATCTTTTTTAGAACTCATAATGCAACTTACGGATGTCTGGCTATAGCCAGACAAAATCCAGCAAAGAATCTTCTACCTTATAGTATGCTAAAACCGATTTGGTTTTAGATTTTTCTAAAAACCCAAGTATGGTTAATGGTATCCCCGGACCAGGCGCAGAGGGCTTTACTCGCTCTATTTTTTTTCGGATTTTATCCGAAAACCATCATACGATGAGTATAACAGCACCTTAAACAATCATTTTACCTCCTTTTTTGTAAAAAGCAATATTTTATGCACTGCCACAACCGTATTATCTTTAATTGACAGAGCGTTAACAGCTTGTATAATACGCCTGTATGTAATCCTCATACACAGCATCTTCTCTGCAACTTCTGGATTATGGACAAAAAGAGCGATTGCTATACCTTGAATATTTCCAACCATTTTATGATAAAAACATATTCGCAATAGAAACCGGAAATCTTCTGTACCGCACACGATAGTAACATATCACACTGTTGTCTTTTATATCTCCCAAAAGGAACTCATGTGAACGTGGACAAAAATATCATTGAAAAAATTGATACTCTCCGTTCACAAATTCGATATCACGACAGGAAATACTATGTTGAGAATATGCCAGAAATAACGGATTTGGCATATGACCTCTTGATGAAGGAGCTTGAAAGGTACGAAAGGTCTTATCCCCATCTCATCACGCCTGATTCCCCTACCCAGCGAGTAAGCGGGGAAGCCGTTTCTGAGTTCAAATCAATCGAGCACAGAATACCCATGCTCAGTATTGAAAATACCTACTCAGAACAGGAGTTGAGAGAGTATGATGCCCGTATCCGTCGGATGTTAAAACATGAAGATGAAATTGAATATGTTGCGGAGCTGAAGATAGATGGTGTTGCAGTTACCCTGTGGTATAAAAACGGAATTTTTACTCAAGGTGCTACCAGGGGAGATGGTCTCCGGGGTGATAATATCACTGCAAATCTTAGAACTATCAAGGATATTCCATTAAAATTTTCATGTGCAGACAGCCACATCCCCTTACTAGAGATCAGAGGAGAAATATATCTTCCAAACAAAGATTTTCAAAGGCTTAATCAACAACGGGAAGAAGAGGGTAAAGCTCAATTTGCCAATCCGAGAAACGCTGCGGCAGGTTCCCTTAAACTCCTCGATCCATTCATGACAGCGAAAAGGCCTCTCCGTTTATTTGCCTATGCCTTTGGTTATTGCGAGTATGAAACGCCTGCGAATCACGCCGACTGTCTTAAGGCTATAAAAAAGTTTGGACTTCCCGTTAATCCCAACTTTCAAGTATGCAGGAACATAGACGAAGTTATTGCGTATTGCAAAGCCTGGGAATCAAGGCGCTGCCAGCTTGATTATGAGGTCGATGGAATAGTCGTCAAGGTGAATTCTTTAGTACTCCATAATAAGCTAGGCGCTACCAGTAAGGCACCTCGCTGGATAATGTCTTATAAATACCATCCTGAAGAGGCCGTAACAAGGATCGAATCGATGAGGATCCAGATTGGAAAAACAGGGACACTCACTCCTGTGGCTGAATTACAGCCAGTCAGGTTAAGTGGCACAACGGTAAGCAGGGCAACTTTACATAATTTTGATGAAATCAAGAGAAAGGATATTCGAATAGGAGACTTTGTTGTCATTCAAAAGGCGGGAGAAATCATACCCCAGGTAGTAAAGGTAATTCAGGAAAGAAGGACAGGCGAGGAAAAACCATATAACCCGCCTGTTAAATGCCCAGCCTGCAACGATACTGTCGTAAAAGAAGAAGTGTATCTGAGGTGTTACAATCCGCTTTGTCCTGCCCAGGCAAAACGGAGAATAGAGTATTTTGCGAGTAGAAAAGGTATGGACATTGAGGGGTTGGGTCCAGCATTAATCGAACAATTAGTTGACAAAAACCTGATTGAAGACTATGCTGACCTATATTCACTACAACTCGAAGACCTTACATCTCTTGATAGGCTTGGAGCAAAATCTGCCCAAAACCTTCTCAACTCTATCGAAAAAAGTAAAAAGAGAGATCTTTGTAAACTAGTCTGTGCATTGGGAATAATGCATGTAGGGTCGCATGCGGCAGACATCCTCTCAAAACAGTTTGATACCCTGGAAAAACTGGCCAGCGCTACGATAGAGGAATTAGAAGGGGTCCATGCAATTGGAACAATCATGGCAAGAAGCATTCTTGCTTTTTTTTCAAACAGCCACACAAAAGATATCATTGAAAAACTGAAAACAGCAGGTATTAATACAAAGGCTCTGGACCGGAAGGAAAGAGCCTCATCTCCTATCAAGGATAAAACACTTGTCTTAACGGGCACATTACGTGGATATTCCCGGAAAGAGGTAGAAGAGCTGATAAAAAGTAAGGGAGGCAAGGTAACAACATCTGTAAGCAGTAAGACAGATTACCTTATTGCTGGAGACGCCCCGGGATCAAAACTGGAAAAAGCGAAAAACCTGGGAATAACAATACTGGGGAAAGAGGAATTTGAGAAATTACTATAATTTTGGCATAAAATTTGTGCACAAACATTCAATACTCGTGTCAGGTAAGACATGATTCTCTCTGCCTCGTCAAATACACCGGGCATCTGAGAAGAGAAAAAAACCACATATAATGGAAAAGTTAATTAGAAATGCCTTAAAAAACGCAAAAGCTGATTATGTAGAGATCCGGATACAGGAGGGGAGAAGGACCGGAATCGCTTATGTTGGTAAAGAGCTGGAAAGCATTGGTGAGAGTACTGCAATCGGGGGCTGTGTCCGGGCCTTGGTAAAAGGGGGATGGGGATTTGTAGCTTTCAATGATATTGAGAACCTGTCCCAGTATGTAAAGATGGCGTGTGTTCAGGCGCAACTTGTTGAAAATAAGGACATATCTCTTGCTGAAACTGACGTAATCCGCGACCATATAAAAACTAAAGTTGATATTGATCCTGCTGATATTTCCCTGACAGACAAGCATGACTTATGTCATAAATACAATAATATTATTCTCTCTTCAGAAAAAATTCAGACTACCAATGTCAGATATATGGATTCTCACAGCACACTATACTTCGCGAACCTTGAAGGGAGTTTTATTGTGAGCGAAAATATTTTCTGCGGTGTTTCGTTTATGGCAATTGCGAAAGACGGCATGAATGTGCAGCAGGCATATGATTCTGTTGGAGATCTCAGGGGATACAAAAACGTTGAAAATCTTGAGAGAAGCTGTGAAGAGGTGTCAAAGAGAGCCGTGGATTTACTTTCTGCAAAACCTGTAGAAGCTGGTAAGTATACCGTAATCGTCGATCCAAAACTTTGCGGTGTATTCACTCATGAAGCTTTCGGTCATCTGAGCGAAGCTGATTTTATCTATGAAAATGAAAAACTTCGAGAGGTTATGAAGATCGGAAAACGTTTTGGTTCAGACGATTTAACGATTGTTGACGATGGTACACGAGAAGGTGAGGCTGGTTATATTAAATACGATAGTGAAGGCACACCCTCGCAAAAAACATACTTGATACAGAATGGGATTCTGAAGAGCCGATTGCATTCGAGAGAAACCGCTGCAAAAATGGATGAACCCCCAACAGGAAATTCACGTGCAATTAGTTATGCTCACGAACCAATTGTCCGTATGACGAACACCTATATGGAACCCCGGGATTGGACATTTGATGATATGCTGGCAAGTACAGACAATGGTATTTATGCAAAAGGTTCACTTGGCGGCCAGACAAACACGGAGATGTTTACGTTTAGTGCTGAAGAGGCGTATCTCATAAAAAAAGGCAGGCTCTGCGAAAAAATCAGGGACATTGTCTTAACCGGTAATGTATTTGAGACATTGCTCAACATAGACGCAATCGGAAATGACCTTGTTCTTTTTGGAGGCCTTGGCGGCTGTGGTAAAGGCGGGCAGGCTCCTCTGAAAGTAAGTGACGGAGGACCCCATATCAGAATAAGGAATGTAACAATTGGCGGGAGATAAAAAAACACAATCTCCTCACCTCCCTCACTCGTTGAATCCAGTATCCGGGCGGTAACTCAACCCCTGATTTTAAGAATTATCTGTTATATACTAAAACCAGATCCTGGTGAAGGTATACTCGCTCAATTTTATCTCGGTTTTATCCGAAAACCAATATGAGATGAGTATATATGTTTTGTATGCGGAACACAGAATCCTGATTCCTGATAGAAATTACAGCCGAGGGCACTATTCAGAGTGAAGAATTTATACCTATCCTAACGGCCTGTGCAAATTGCAAGCTCATGAGAGTGACACTTCGGATTCTCACACAATCGGAAAGGAGATAATTTATCATATGGACATTACCGAGTTACTCAAATTTACAAAGGAGCAGAACGCTTCAGATCTGCACATCAGTGCCGGGGAGCCTCCAGCCGTAAGAAAGGATGGTGACTTAC is drawn from Candidatus Scalindua sp. and contains these coding sequences:
- a CDS encoding TldD/PmbA family protein — translated: MEKLIRNALKNAKADYVEIRIQEGRRTGIAYVGKELESIGESTAIGGCVRALVKGGWGFVAFNDIENLSQYVKMACVQAQLVENKDISLAETDVIRDHIKTKVDIDPADISLTDKHDLCHKYNNIILSSEKIQTTNVRYMDSHSTLYFANLEGSFIVSENIFCGVSFMAIAKDGMNVQQAYDSVGDLRGYKNVENLERSCEEVSKRAVDLLSAKPVEAGKYTVIVDPKLCGVFTHEAFGHLSEADFIYENEKLREVMKIGKRFGSDDLTIVDDGTREGEAGYIKYDSEGTPSQKTYLIQNGILKSRLHSRETAAKMDEPPTGNSRAISYAHEPIVRMTNTYMEPRDWTFDDMLASTDNGIYAKGSLGGQTNTEMFTFSAEEAYLIKKGRLCEKIRDIVLTGNVFETLLNIDAIGNDLVLFGGLGGCGKGGQAPLKVSDGGPHIRIRNVTIGGR